A region of Coleofasciculus chthonoplastes PCC 7420 DNA encodes the following proteins:
- the proS gene encoding proline--tRNA ligase, translated as MRLSQMLLVTLREDPAEAEIPSHKLLVRAGYIRRIGSGIYAYLPLMWRVLQKVSQIVREEMNATGAQECLLPQLQPSDLWRESGRWDTYTKAEGIMFALSDRQNRELGLGPTHEEVITTIAREMIRSYRQLPLHLYQIQTKFRDEIRPRFGLMRGREFIMKDGYSFHVNEDSLKKTYQDMDQAYRNMISRCGLAFRAVEADSGAIGGSGSQEFMVLADIGEDEILYTEDGNYSANVEKASSLPADPQPSPFETYEKRETPNTPTIDSLCKFLNCSPTNVLKNVLYQAVYDNGMTVLVIVSIRGDQEVNEVKLQNELVRLADQYNANALLALTVPDATTQAKWASKPLPVGYIAPDLDDDYIRPASDVAPRFVRLVDNTGVDLKNFVTGANETNYHIVGANWGEPFPLPKQVVDLRTAKAGDRAIHDPSQILHSARGIEAGHIFQLGTKYSKAMGATYTNEAGEENPLYMGCYGVGVSRLAQAAVEQSYDKDGIIWAPAIAPYHAIITVPNISDTKQMEAAETLYQQLWQAGVETLLDDRNERAGVKFKDADLIGIPYRIVTGRSLKQGKVEVAVRATHQSQELPLDQVVSTLKQWLDAALT; from the coding sequence ATGCGACTCTCTCAAATGCTACTCGTCACCCTCCGGGAAGACCCAGCCGAAGCCGAAATCCCCAGCCATAAACTCCTGGTTCGCGCCGGCTATATCCGTCGCATCGGTAGCGGAATCTACGCTTATCTCCCCCTGATGTGGCGCGTCTTGCAAAAAGTCTCCCAAATTGTTCGGGAAGAAATGAACGCCACTGGCGCCCAAGAATGCTTACTTCCCCAACTCCAACCCTCTGACCTGTGGCGAGAATCTGGGCGCTGGGACACCTATACTAAAGCAGAGGGGATCATGTTCGCCCTCAGCGATCGCCAAAACCGAGAACTCGGACTCGGACCAACTCACGAGGAGGTGATTACCACCATCGCCCGTGAGATGATCCGTTCCTATCGCCAACTCCCCCTCCACCTCTACCAAATTCAAACCAAGTTTAGAGATGAAATCCGCCCTCGGTTTGGACTAATGCGGGGACGAGAATTCATTATGAAAGACGGCTACTCCTTCCACGTCAATGAAGACAGCCTAAAAAAAACCTATCAGGACATGGATCAAGCCTACCGCAACATGATCAGCCGTTGCGGTTTAGCCTTTCGCGCCGTGGAAGCAGATTCTGGCGCGATTGGCGGTTCCGGTTCCCAAGAATTTATGGTTCTGGCGGATATTGGCGAAGATGAGATTCTCTACACTGAGGATGGGAACTATTCTGCCAACGTGGAAAAAGCCAGTTCCCTCCCGGCTGATCCTCAACCGTCTCCCTTTGAGACTTACGAAAAACGGGAAACCCCCAACACACCCACCATCGACTCCCTGTGTAAATTCCTCAACTGTTCGCCAACCAATGTCTTGAAAAATGTCCTCTATCAAGCCGTTTATGACAATGGGATGACAGTACTGGTAATCGTCAGTATCCGAGGCGATCAAGAGGTTAACGAGGTAAAATTGCAAAATGAATTAGTCCGTTTAGCCGATCAATATAACGCCAACGCCCTCCTCGCCCTAACGGTTCCCGACGCCACCACCCAGGCAAAATGGGCATCTAAACCCCTCCCTGTCGGCTATATCGCCCCAGATTTAGATGATGATTATATCCGTCCTGCTAGCGATGTCGCACCGCGATTTGTACGCTTAGTTGATAATACAGGGGTTGACTTGAAAAATTTTGTCACTGGGGCGAATGAAACCAACTATCACATTGTTGGTGCGAACTGGGGTGAACCCTTTCCCTTACCTAAACAGGTGGTAGATTTGCGGACAGCCAAAGCAGGCGATCGCGCGATTCATGATCCCAGCCAAATTCTACACAGCGCTAGGGGAATTGAAGCCGGACATATCTTTCAGTTAGGCACAAAATATTCTAAAGCCATGGGTGCGACGTACACCAACGAAGCGGGGGAAGAAAATCCCTTGTATATGGGATGTTATGGTGTAGGCGTATCGCGACTGGCGCAAGCCGCTGTAGAACAATCCTATGATAAAGATGGCATTATTTGGGCACCCGCGATCGCACCCTACCACGCGATTATTACTGTTCCCAATATCTCCGACACCAAACAGATGGAAGCCGCCGAGACACTTTACCAGCAGTTATGGCAAGCTGGTGTAGAAACTTTACTTGATGACCGGAATGAACGGGCGGGTGTGAAGTTCAAAGACGCCGATCTGATTGGCATTCCCTATCGTATCGTCACCGGGCGATCGCTGAAACAGGGTAAAGTGGAAGTTGCAGTGCGGGCAACGCACCAGTCTCAAGAATTGCCCCTGGATCAGGTGGTTTCTACGCTTAAACAATGGCTTGATGCGGCATTAACGTAA
- a CDS encoding PEP-CTERM sorting domain-containing protein → MNGIKFAIVSGMAYCLLGIETLPAYAEQLYFEGTTSTSGNFSFTLNTDVIGVEEGSRLIFPGAISDFKFQGGGVGFESLVPPGSDIITPSVGGTFTPDSASILDLEGIPCCGGGFIFATQGDTQTDILLGFQQSAPLPINVGLPLPSSPSAYQLKVGSIEFVPPGNINSNLGQSQSGESGSIVTVVNSLTVTTTTTPPAQSVPEPLTILGSATALGFGALLKREYSRKHKKS, encoded by the coding sequence ATGAATGGTATAAAATTTGCAATTGTCTCTGGAATGGCATATTGCCTGCTAGGTATAGAAACTTTGCCAGCCTATGCCGAACAGCTTTACTTTGAAGGAACCACATCCACAAGTGGCAACTTTTCGTTTACCTTGAACACAGATGTTATTGGCGTTGAGGAAGGATCTAGATTAATCTTTCCAGGTGCAATCTCGGACTTTAAATTTCAAGGTGGGGGTGTAGGATTTGAGAGTTTAGTTCCGCCGGGTTCTGATATTATTACTCCTTCTGTTGGTGGAACCTTTACGCCTGACTCCGCTTCCATATTAGACTTGGAGGGAATTCCTTGTTGTGGTGGTGGGTTCATATTTGCAACACAAGGAGATACGCAAACTGATATTTTATTAGGCTTCCAGCAATCTGCGCCACTACCTATTAATGTTGGATTACCGCTTCCTTCTTCTCCTTCCGCCTATCAACTGAAAGTAGGGAGCATCGAATTTGTTCCACCCGGAAATATTAATTCAAATTTGGGACAATCCCAGTCAGGTGAGTCTGGTTCAATAGTAACTGTTGTAAATTCTTTAACGGTCACAACTACTACTACTCCTCCTGCACAATCTGTTCCCGAACCTCTCACTATCCTTGGTTCAGCTACAGCACTAGGCTTTGGAGCTTTACTCAAGCGAGAGTATTCCAGAAAGCACAAGAAAAGCTAA
- a CDS encoding helix-turn-helix domain-containing protein gives MVEHPNSNSNPKLTTLKELREYLGLTQEELGQALGITASTISRYERGQHQRIKFTFSQIKRLQALLEKGGLSINDLPDDID, from the coding sequence ATGGTAGAACATCCAAACTCAAATAGCAACCCTAAATTGACAACTCTCAAAGAACTTCGTGAATACTTAGGGTTAACACAAGAGGAACTAGGACAAGCACTAGGGATAACGGCTAGTACGATCAGTCGCTATGAACGGGGTCAACATCAGCGCATTAAGTTCACTTTTTCCCAAATAAAGCGGCTACAAGCTTTATTGGAGAAGGGGGGACTCTCAATCAACGACTTACCCGACGATATCGATTGA
- a CDS encoding AAA family ATPase → MIVASEQLKRLFQAFREQNDAAFYKAAESLIAEELAANHHAVAKDLKKALGQNRNLKKSSNNGLTLLPKDRRSGNELVTLEESSVDQTKIILGRETQAKIDRVLNEHRKCKELAKYGYSPKTKLLFWGPPGCGKTFTAKYLAYELGLPVGILQLSTVISSFLGDTASHLHRVFNLANNTPIVLLLDEIDAVGKNRDDPNDVGELKRVVNSLLQIMDNFHSSQSLVIAASNHQYLLDPALWRRFDDIIQFPLPGKGEREVYLKTLLGGIHFDGSPEYIAKNMNSLSYADIQRITVEAIKTMILEGRESLQTRDITDQLRDYKKVTNAARAKGEEVTQ, encoded by the coding sequence ATGATAGTAGCTAGCGAGCAACTGAAAAGGCTGTTCCAAGCATTCCGCGAGCAAAATGATGCGGCTTTTTACAAAGCAGCCGAATCGCTTATCGCGGAAGAACTGGCTGCAAACCATCATGCTGTAGCAAAAGATTTGAAGAAAGCATTAGGACAAAATCGTAACTTGAAAAAAAGTTCTAATAATGGGTTAACCTTACTGCCTAAAGACCGTCGTAGTGGGAATGAATTAGTTACACTAGAAGAAAGTTCAGTCGATCAGACCAAAATTATATTGGGCAGGGAAACTCAAGCTAAAATAGATCGTGTTCTCAATGAACATCGTAAATGTAAAGAACTCGCTAAATATGGTTATTCTCCCAAAACCAAGCTACTTTTCTGGGGACCTCCTGGTTGTGGAAAGACTTTCACCGCAAAGTATTTAGCTTATGAACTGGGTCTGCCTGTAGGGATCTTGCAACTTAGTACTGTTATATCTAGTTTTCTGGGAGACACAGCGTCTCATCTTCATCGTGTATTCAATCTTGCCAACAACACACCGATAGTACTTTTACTCGATGAAATTGATGCTGTTGGCAAAAATCGTGATGATCCCAATGATGTAGGTGAACTCAAGAGGGTTGTCAATAGTCTTCTGCAGATAATGGACAACTTTCACTCAAGTCAAAGCTTGGTGATTGCTGCCAGTAATCATCAGTATTTACTTGATCCAGCATTATGGAGGCGATTCGATGATATTATCCAATTTCCTTTGCCCGGTAAAGGTGAAAGAGAAGTTTATCTGAAAACGCTTTTGGGCGGAATCCATTTTGATGGCTCACCTGAATACATAGCCAAAAATATGAACTCACTTTCATACGCTGATATTCAGCGCATCACAGTAGAAGCGATTAAAACTATGATTTTAGAAGGTAGAGAAAGCCTCCAAACTAGAGACATTACCGATCAACTTCGAGATTATAAAAAAGTGACTAATGCGGCTAGAGCTAAAGGAGAAGAAGTAACTCAATGA
- a CDS encoding S8 family peptidase, whose translation MNNDFPLLSLTQPEIAARRKDKPRRPELPPEILARRQEIASRLIPKVKNLSRQLKQMSDKERKSTLIKVEHDIPISLSGTGLKPVAESTEKFTLAVLRTDNLEQLEIKLDEFGSGALKKGHAPNETLAYLNNIQEGDPKDRLCQLFFEQYETLIQQEWIICEIEMMSLQQGKNQQRQELVEIRSSLQKVFANGIYGNIFEHEEIKGTCRAVVRCTGKIFQRLVEEKEWRTKIFWFDARPEFETFYTIYQNFDIQTLGRFISPPEEAPIVCIVDSGVTVGNPFLQPVVRENLLHSFLRSAPDNPYDEHGHGSGVASLASYYALNGYRDAENEGKVWIASARVLDENNQLEDEEPRLFSRVLAEVVETFVPLGVRIFNLSVGIINRKWNAEAKRTVPRRSWIARTIDRLSREKDIVFIISAGNISPQDVRDYINNGKLYPQYFIDEEARIIDPSQAALALTVGSIVPDTLITGRVGSEMAIAEQTQPSPFTRCGPGISGEIKPELVELGGNYLVDESGAVRTNLGTNVVMANYQITPAITHDSGTSFAAPRVAHKMARILGDLQSFDLPHISAPLLKAFTINSASYPTANGNFDQFRSDMHKVDSKYWLNISGYGQPDYFRATECDSYTAILFFQGDIIPNTVAYFDIPVPVCLSDTGRGIKRLTVTVVHAPQVQRWGLERYLGTTLKWRVFRGNVDREEIISAMSVEDDENGDTIDLPKELKFDPGVNLRSRGTVQHAVYEWNIHKQEYSDNFYTLAVAAYEKWGRQNPDQVPYAVVVRLEDTTQQAPVYTEVQNLLEIQSQIRI comes from the coding sequence ATGAATAATGATTTTCCACTCTTATCTTTAACTCAACCAGAAATTGCTGCTCGTCGTAAAGATAAACCTCGTCGTCCTGAGCTACCACCAGAGATATTAGCTCGTCGCCAGGAAATTGCCAGTCGTCTTATTCCAAAAGTAAAAAATCTGTCTCGTCAACTTAAACAGATGTCTGACAAAGAAAGAAAGTCAACGCTGATTAAAGTTGAACATGACATACCCATTTCTCTTTCTGGGACAGGCTTAAAACCTGTTGCTGAGTCAACGGAAAAATTTACGTTGGCAGTTCTTCGTACAGATAATCTGGAGCAACTAGAAATTAAACTTGATGAGTTTGGTTCAGGCGCTCTAAAAAAGGGTCATGCTCCTAATGAAACTTTAGCGTATTTGAATAATATTCAGGAAGGAGATCCCAAAGATCGTCTTTGTCAGCTTTTTTTTGAGCAGTATGAAACTCTGATTCAACAGGAATGGATTATCTGTGAAATAGAGATGATGTCTTTGCAGCAGGGCAAAAATCAGCAAAGGCAAGAACTTGTAGAGATTCGCTCTTCTTTACAAAAAGTATTTGCTAATGGAATTTATGGAAACATTTTTGAGCATGAGGAGATCAAAGGAACTTGTCGTGCTGTTGTTCGTTGTACGGGAAAAATATTTCAACGTCTTGTTGAAGAGAAAGAATGGCGAACTAAAATTTTTTGGTTTGATGCTCGTCCAGAGTTTGAAACTTTTTATACAATTTATCAAAATTTTGACATTCAGACGCTAGGGCGATTTATTAGTCCTCCAGAGGAAGCCCCCATTGTCTGCATTGTTGATTCAGGTGTTACGGTAGGGAATCCATTTCTACAGCCTGTAGTACGTGAGAATCTTTTGCATTCATTCCTAAGATCTGCACCTGATAATCCCTATGATGAACATGGTCATGGTTCTGGTGTTGCTTCTTTAGCATCCTATTATGCCCTTAATGGATATCGAGATGCTGAGAATGAAGGAAAAGTATGGATTGCGAGTGCTAGAGTTCTAGATGAAAATAATCAGTTGGAAGATGAAGAGCCTCGGCTTTTTTCTCGGGTACTCGCTGAAGTTGTAGAGACATTTGTTCCACTGGGAGTTCGGATATTTAATCTATCAGTAGGCATTATTAATCGAAAGTGGAATGCCGAAGCTAAACGCACGGTTCCACGTCGTTCCTGGATTGCTCGTACTATTGATAGGCTTTCCAGGGAAAAGGATATTGTTTTTATTATTAGTGCCGGGAATATCTCTCCTCAGGATGTCCGTGACTATATTAATAACGGAAAGCTTTACCCCCAATACTTTATTGATGAAGAAGCCCGAATTATTGATCCCAGTCAGGCTGCACTGGCACTGACGGTTGGTTCCATTGTTCCTGATACATTAATTACAGGTAGAGTCGGCTCAGAAATGGCTATTGCTGAACAAACACAACCTTCCCCTTTTACTCGTTGTGGTCCTGGAATTTCCGGAGAGATTAAACCTGAACTGGTTGAACTTGGCGGAAACTATCTTGTTGATGAAAGTGGTGCAGTTCGGACAAATTTAGGAACTAATGTAGTGATGGCAAATTATCAAATTACTCCAGCAATTACTCATGATTCGGGGACAAGCTTTGCGGCTCCCCGTGTCGCGCATAAGATGGCAAGAATACTGGGTGATCTTCAATCCTTTGATTTACCCCATATTTCTGCACCACTTCTTAAAGCTTTTACTATAAATTCTGCATCTTATCCCACCGCTAATGGTAATTTTGATCAATTTCGATCAGATATGCATAAGGTAGACTCTAAATATTGGCTAAATATTAGTGGTTATGGTCAACCGGATTATTTTCGAGCGACTGAATGTGATTCTTACACAGCTATTCTGTTTTTTCAAGGCGATATAATTCCCAATACGGTTGCTTACTTTGATATACCAGTTCCTGTATGTTTATCTGATACAGGACGAGGAATTAAGCGTTTAACTGTAACCGTGGTTCATGCTCCTCAAGTTCAGCGTTGGGGACTAGAAAGATACTTGGGTACGACATTAAAGTGGCGTGTATTTCGAGGGAACGTTGACCGTGAAGAGATTATTTCGGCTATGTCTGTAGAAGATGATGAGAATGGTGATACGATTGATCTACCTAAAGAGTTAAAATTTGATCCAGGAGTAAATCTTCGCTCTAGAGGAACAGTACAACACGCTGTTTACGAGTGGAACATTCATAAACAAGAATATAGTGATAATTTCTATACACTGGCTGTCGCCGCCTATGAGAAGTGGGGGCGTCAAAATCCTGACCAAGTTCCCTACGCAGTAGTTGTGCGTCTAGAAGACACTACCCAACAAGCTCCAGTCTACACCGAAGTTCAAAATTTACTTGAGATTCAAAGTCAAATCAGAATCTAG